A section of the Roseivirga sp. BDSF3-8 genome encodes:
- the cobA gene encoding uroporphyrinogen-III C-methyltransferase, translating into MKGRLTLVGAGPGDPELLTIKGAKALADADVVLYDALVQPEMLAYTKSRALKIFVGKRAGAHSASQDDINRLIVDHASRGRHVVRLKGGDPFVFARGKEEMDYAAAFGIETDVVIGISSINLPGHYGIPLTCRGINESFWVVTATTRSGELSKDVSLAAQSSATAVFFMGLRKVEEIADLYARYQQEDLPAAIISRGSLAEGRVYTGLASKLVSLRDENRIAAPALVIVGKAVGSASIWQEASQPTELKNAIKRISYA; encoded by the coding sequence ATGAAAGGAAGACTAACACTGGTAGGCGCGGGGCCGGGAGACCCTGAACTACTGACTATCAAGGGGGCTAAAGCCTTGGCCGATGCGGATGTGGTGTTGTACGACGCCCTGGTACAGCCTGAAATGCTTGCCTATACGAAATCCCGCGCGCTGAAGATTTTTGTGGGTAAGCGGGCGGGTGCTCATAGCGCGAGCCAGGATGATATAAACCGCCTGATAGTGGACCACGCCTCACGGGGCAGGCATGTGGTAAGGCTGAAGGGGGGTGACCCTTTCGTGTTTGCCCGGGGCAAGGAGGAAATGGATTACGCGGCGGCGTTTGGCATTGAGACGGATGTGGTGATAGGTATATCAAGCATTAATCTGCCGGGCCACTATGGCATACCTCTGACGTGCCGTGGCATCAATGAGAGCTTTTGGGTGGTGACTGCGACTACCCGCAGCGGGGAACTATCTAAGGATGTGTCACTGGCGGCGCAGTCTTCGGCGACGGCTGTATTCTTTATGGGGCTGCGTAAGGTGGAGGAGATAGCGGACTTGTATGCCCGCTACCAGCAGGAGGACTTGCCTGCGGCCATTATCAGCAGGGGTAGCCTGGCTGAGGGCCGGGTTTACACTGGGCTTGCGAGTAAGCTGGTGAGCCTGCGTGATGAAAACAGGATAGCGGCTCCGGCGCTGGTGATTGTGGGCAAGGCGGTGGGCTCGGCCTCTATCTGGCAGGAGGCGTCACAGCCGACTGAGTTGAAAAATGCGATTAAACGTATCAGTTATGCATAA
- a CDS encoding bifunctional precorrin-2 dehydrogenase/sirohydrochlorin ferrochelatase, producing MHNPGNTLFPIFCKIDRLRVLVVGGGPVGLEKVQALLKNNPEARITLVAIDICDELYELGKGHPTIELHKRAFVPEDLEGADLLILATGSRETSEEIREMAWERHLLTNVADTPDLCDFYLGSTVKKGDLKIGISTNGKSPTFAKRFRELLEESLPEDIDALLQNLHEVRNMMTGDFQEKVEKLNALTADLTANRSQPKAYER from the coding sequence ATGCATAATCCGGGTAATACGTTGTTTCCTATCTTCTGTAAGATCGACCGCCTGAGGGTGCTGGTGGTAGGGGGAGGGCCTGTGGGGCTGGAAAAGGTGCAGGCTCTGCTGAAAAATAACCCGGAGGCACGTATCACTCTGGTGGCGATAGATATATGTGATGAGCTTTATGAGCTAGGGAAGGGCCATCCGACTATTGAATTACATAAACGGGCGTTTGTGCCTGAAGACCTGGAAGGGGCGGATCTGCTGATCCTTGCTACAGGCAGCCGGGAGACGAGTGAGGAGATAAGGGAAATGGCGTGGGAGCGTCATTTGCTTACGAATGTGGCGGATACGCCTGATCTGTGTGATTTTTACCTGGGGTCTACAGTGAAAAAGGGCGACCTTAAAATAGGTATCAGTACGAATGGAAAGTCTCCGACCTTTGCCAAGCGCTTTCGCGAGCTACTGGAAGAATCATTGCCTGAGGACATTGATGCGTTGCTGCAGAATCTGCACGAGGTGCGTAACATGATGACGGGAGACTTTCAGGAGAAGGTAGAAAAGCTGAATGCACTCACTGCTGACCTTACTGCTAACCGTTCTCAACCTAAAGCTTACGAAAGATGA
- a CDS encoding phosphoadenylyl-sulfate reductase: MIGSLEKLNEQYGSLEPGQRIERLFNDFGEEDVFYTSSFGTTSVVLLHMLNKVRPGFPVHFIDTGYLFRETAQYRDELTDKLGLNIVNVTADPVKHTFTRKNKTYKRNHDLCCYINKVYPVEMLKSKYKIWIAGLLQYQNPHRKDRKVFEWQDGIVKFHPVLDLSEEDISTYRFLYDLPAHPLEARGYGSVGCIHCTKKGKGRSGRWSDIPKTECGLHI, encoded by the coding sequence ATGATTGGTAGTCTTGAAAAATTAAATGAGCAGTATGGCTCATTAGAACCGGGGCAGCGTATAGAGAGGCTGTTTAATGATTTTGGTGAGGAGGATGTATTCTATACCTCTTCTTTTGGTACGACCTCGGTGGTGCTTTTACATATGCTGAACAAGGTGCGTCCCGGTTTTCCTGTGCACTTCATAGATACTGGCTATCTCTTCAGGGAAACAGCGCAGTACCGGGATGAGCTTACGGATAAACTGGGGTTGAATATCGTAAATGTTACTGCTGATCCGGTAAAGCACACCTTTACCCGGAAGAATAAGACTTATAAGCGTAATCATGATCTGTGCTGCTATATCAATAAGGTCTACCCTGTGGAGATGCTCAAGAGCAAGTATAAGATTTGGATTGCGGGACTATTGCAGTACCAGAACCCTCACCGTAAGGACCGTAAGGTGTTTGAGTGGCAGGATGGCATCGTTAAGTTTCACCCTGTCCTTGATCTGTCTGAGGAGGATATCTCCACTTACCGTTTTCTTTACGATCTGCCGGCTCACCCGCTGGAAGCGAGAGGGTATGGCTCTGTGGGGTGTATCCATTGCACTAAGAAAGGTAAGGGGCGCTCCGGCAGGTGGTCCGATATACCCAAGACGGAGTGTGGCCTGCATATTTGA
- a CDS encoding metallophosphoesterase yields MEFQICSDLHLEFSENRKWIKNHPLTPQAEILLIAGDTYYLNRTLAKLDLIKQVARDFKQVYILPGNHEYYEGYDLATALEPVNIPVMDNVSLLNNTTVTIGGVNLIFSTLWTVIAENKEIIESGVVDFRRIRFGDQKLTASHVNQLHSKALDFIATEAAKPGKKIVVSHHLPSALCTHQEFIGSPLNDAFCVDLTDFIRSNSIAYWVYGHSHRNMPDLIISDTTLVTNQLGYVRIGEHLSFNTERVISI; encoded by the coding sequence ATGGAGTTTCAAATCTGTTCCGACCTGCACCTGGAGTTTAGTGAAAACAGGAAGTGGATAAAGAACCACCCCCTAACGCCACAGGCTGAGATACTGCTCATTGCCGGAGACACCTACTATCTGAACAGAACCCTCGCTAAGCTCGACCTCATAAAGCAGGTAGCACGAGACTTTAAACAAGTCTATATATTACCCGGCAACCATGAGTACTACGAAGGGTATGACCTCGCCACCGCATTAGAGCCAGTCAACATACCAGTTATGGATAATGTATCTTTACTCAACAATACCACCGTTACTATCGGAGGTGTAAACCTCATATTCTCAACTCTCTGGACAGTCATTGCAGAAAATAAAGAGATAATAGAAAGCGGTGTCGTAGACTTTCGCAGAATACGCTTCGGCGACCAAAAACTGACAGCAAGCCATGTAAACCAACTCCATAGCAAAGCGCTCGATTTTATAGCCACAGAGGCCGCAAAGCCTGGCAAAAAGATAGTCGTGTCCCACCACCTGCCCAGTGCACTCTGTACACATCAGGAATTTATAGGCAGCCCCCTCAATGACGCCTTTTGTGTAGACCTCACAGACTTCATCAGAAGCAACTCTATAGCCTACTGGGTTTACGGTCACAGCCATAGAAATATGCCTGACCTCATCATAAGCGACACCACCCTGGTAACAAACCAGTTAGGCTACGTAAGGATAGGTGAGCACCTTTCATTCAATACAGAGAGAGTCATCAGCATATAA
- a CDS encoding BamA/TamA family outer membrane protein: protein MIKRLLLLASFIFLTATSGSAQFLEKTIEFFTIHPNKKKAAQDSTLYPSKIVLAPVVIYSPETSVGLGVGAKYLFKMPGSGDETRTSNMPVSLIYTLENQIVLYSGFEIFSPQEQWMLTGNLQFQIFPRFYYGIGRNTPESNEEKYNYTQILVEPILLKRVAEPPLFLGAGVRYNRISNVEPEPDGLLLSDDFPGATGSTSVGAELAAVYDSRDNLLNAHTGWYLELTHGFYGEVLGGTHEFQLTRLDFRYYKSLRDFSFYKDHSDVLAFQVVTKFTYGGPPLSELAALGSDQIMRGYYNGRYLDRNLISTQVEYRAQLTKRLGAVVFAGVGDVAEDISDFKFTNLRGSVGFGLRLLIDEREDLNIRGDWGFGNRTNNYYLNIAEAF, encoded by the coding sequence ATGATAAAAAGACTTTTACTGCTAGCCAGCTTTATTTTTCTTACGGCGACCTCCGGGTCTGCTCAGTTTTTGGAGAAAACAATTGAGTTCTTTACGATACATCCTAATAAGAAAAAGGCTGCACAGGACAGTACGCTTTACCCTTCTAAGATTGTGCTTGCGCCGGTGGTGATCTACTCCCCTGAGACGAGTGTAGGCCTGGGGGTGGGGGCCAAGTACCTGTTTAAAATGCCGGGATCGGGTGACGAGACGCGTACTTCTAATATGCCGGTGTCTCTGATCTATACGCTGGAGAATCAGATTGTCCTTTACTCGGGGTTTGAGATATTCTCCCCGCAGGAGCAGTGGATGCTGACGGGTAACCTGCAGTTTCAGATATTTCCGCGCTTTTATTATGGTATAGGGCGCAATACGCCGGAAAGTAATGAGGAGAAATATAACTATACGCAGATATTGGTGGAGCCGATCCTGCTGAAGCGGGTGGCTGAGCCGCCGTTATTTTTAGGAGCTGGTGTACGGTATAACCGGATTTCTAATGTGGAGCCGGAACCGGATGGCCTGCTCTTAAGCGATGACTTCCCAGGTGCAACGGGCAGCACGTCGGTAGGGGCTGAGCTGGCTGCTGTGTATGATAGCCGGGATAACCTGCTGAATGCGCATACGGGGTGGTACCTGGAGCTAACTCATGGCTTTTACGGAGAGGTGCTGGGGGGTACGCACGAGTTTCAGTTGACGCGCCTGGACTTCCGGTATTATAAGTCATTGAGGGACTTTTCCTTCTATAAGGACCACTCGGATGTGCTGGCTTTTCAAGTGGTTACTAAATTTACGTATGGTGGGCCGCCTTTGAGTGAGCTGGCGGCGCTGGGCAGTGACCAGATCATGCGGGGCTATTATAATGGGCGTTACCTGGACCGTAACCTGATCAGCACTCAAGTGGAATACAGGGCGCAGCTTACGAAGCGCCTGGGGGCGGTGGTTTTTGCCGGAGTGGGAGACGTGGCGGAAGATATCAGCGACTTTAAGTTTACGAACCTGCGGGGATCTGTGGGCTTTGGTCTGCGCCTGCTGATCGATGAAAGGGAGGACCTTAACATCCGTGGAGACTGGGGCTTTGGTAATCGTACCAATAACTACTACCTGAATATTGCGGAGGCTTTTTGA
- a CDS encoding general stress protein CsbD yields the protein MDNTKTDKKSEEFKMNGNWDKQSNQLKDKYPQLNDEDLKYHEGKENELIDRISTKLNKDRPEVVNILRKVQPAK from the coding sequence ATGGATAATACTAAAACTGATAAAAAATCTGAAGAATTTAAAATGAATGGTAATTGGGACAAGCAATCCAATCAGTTAAAGGATAAGTACCCCCAACTGAATGATGAGGATCTTAAATATCATGAGGGCAAAGAAAATGAGCTTATTGATAGAATAAGTACAAAACTCAATAAAGACAGACCGGAGGTAGTGAATATTCTAAGAAAAGTTCAGCCTGCTAAATAA
- a CDS encoding helix-turn-helix domain-containing protein, producing the protein MSTKLFIKYMVSLRCKMMVKEELSKLGLHYVYVDLGTVEILEDITEKQKGIIKKNLMQSGLEMLDDKKSILIEKIKNIIIEMIHHSDHLPKENYSAYISNKLGYDYTYLANAFSEMTGTTIQHFIIINKIEKVKELLIYDELTLSEISYKLGYSSVAHLSNQFKKITGLTATFYKQLKNKRKKNLEDL; encoded by the coding sequence ATGAGCACGAAACTATTTATAAAATATATGGTCAGTTTGCGGTGCAAGATGATGGTAAAAGAGGAACTGTCAAAACTCGGACTGCATTATGTATATGTGGACTTGGGTACAGTAGAAATCCTGGAAGACATAACAGAAAAGCAAAAAGGAATAATAAAAAAAAACCTGATGCAGTCAGGACTGGAGATGCTGGATGACAAAAAGAGTATTCTGATCGAAAAAATAAAGAATATTATTATTGAAATGATACACCACTCTGATCACCTGCCAAAGGAAAACTACTCAGCATATATCAGCAATAAACTGGGCTATGATTACACCTACCTGGCCAATGCTTTTTCGGAAATGACAGGGACTACCATCCAGCACTTTATCATAATTAATAAAATAGAGAAGGTAAAAGAACTTCTTATTTACGATGAGCTGACCCTTTCCGAAATCTCCTACAAGCTTGGCTATAGCAGTGTGGCCCACCTGTCTAACCAGTTTAAGAAAATCACAGGCCTTACCGCTACATTTTATAAGCAGTTGAAAAATAAGCGTAAGAAAAACCTGGAAGATCTCTGA
- the arfB gene encoding alternative ribosome rescue aminoacyl-tRNA hydrolase ArfB: MKVEELKQRGLERECSFQTSRSGGAGGQHVNKVETRVELRFAIEDSALLSETEKARIYKKLGNRINKEGELQVVCQESRSQLKNKEQCVERFYTLLAKAFTKPKKRKATKPTKASVQRRLKSKQKQAEKKANRRGDW, encoded by the coding sequence ATGAAGGTTGAAGAATTAAAGCAAAGAGGCTTAGAACGGGAATGTAGCTTCCAGACGTCCAGAAGCGGAGGGGCGGGAGGCCAGCATGTGAATAAGGTAGAGACGCGGGTGGAGCTACGCTTCGCTATAGAGGATTCAGCCCTGCTTTCGGAAACGGAGAAAGCCCGCATTTATAAAAAGCTGGGCAACCGTATCAATAAGGAAGGGGAGTTGCAGGTAGTGTGCCAGGAATCGCGCAGTCAGTTGAAAAACAAGGAGCAGTGCGTGGAACGCTTTTACACACTCCTGGCCAAAGCCTTTACAAAGCCTAAAAAGCGAAAGGCTACTAAGCCAACCAAAGCCTCGGTACAGCGTCGCCTGAAGAGTAAGCAGAAGCAGGCTGAGAAAAAGGCGAACCGCAGGGGGGATTGGTAG
- a CDS encoding type II toxin-antitoxin system RelE/ParE family toxin, with protein MVYKISREASRDMENIWTYTFKNWSTEQADRYLNLIMDEIEYLAYNPQAGIDYSHIREGYFRSRVKSHFIFYRINEQEEPIEIIRVLHQQMDISSRLNE; from the coding sequence ATGGTCTACAAGATAAGTCGCGAAGCAAGCCGGGATATGGAAAATATCTGGACTTATACTTTTAAAAACTGGTCAACGGAGCAGGCTGACAGATATTTAAACCTGATAATGGATGAAATTGAGTATCTGGCTTATAACCCCCAAGCAGGAATTGATTACAGCCATATTAGAGAAGGCTATTTCCGCTCTCGTGTCAAATCACATTTTATATTCTACCGTATCAACGAACAAGAAGAGCCCATCGAAATCATCAGAGTTTTACACCAGCAAATGGATATTTCTTCGCGACTAAATGAATAA
- a CDS encoding type II toxin-antitoxin system ParD family antitoxin yields MAKNTSILLGDYFDDFISKQIKTGKYSSASEVVRAALRMFEYEESKKADLINELKKGEESGFVENFDRKKFIEGLHQRHLAK; encoded by the coding sequence ATGGCTAAAAATACATCGATTTTACTGGGTGATTATTTTGATGACTTCATAAGCAAACAGATCAAAACCGGGAAGTATTCCTCTGCCAGTGAGGTAGTAAGGGCAGCCCTAAGAATGTTTGAATATGAGGAGTCTAAAAAGGCGGATCTCATCAATGAGCTCAAAAAGGGTGAAGAATCCGGATTTGTTGAAAACTTCGACCGTAAAAAGTTTATAGAAGGACTTCATCAGAGGCATTTAGCAAAATAA
- a CDS encoding YihY/virulence factor BrkB family protein, which produces MYEKAKATWRFTRKIFTEFFDDHPLDHAAIIAFYTIFSLPAVLTITVHMAGLVFGQEQVKTEIQSRFSSIIGQDSALQIQRILEQAGQTGDSTVGTIMGIGLMVFSATTVFVALQDALNAMWEVEARPEKGWLKVIINRVLSLAMVVSMGFLLLVSLTADLFVNLFNDYLKENFAGISAQLISSGEFMVTTLLSTLIFGLIFKVLPDARIRWKNIWIGAAVTALLFNLGKFLISLILENNPLSETYGTAGALVMILIWVFYSSIIFLFGAEFTQVYSRHYDQGIRPSEHAVKVETKKVQMDHDGTTKEVKGKKAKKF; this is translated from the coding sequence ATGTACGAAAAAGCAAAAGCCACCTGGAGGTTTACCAGGAAGATATTCACAGAATTCTTTGATGATCACCCACTCGATCATGCCGCTATTATTGCCTTTTATACCATCTTTTCGCTACCAGCTGTCCTAACCATTACCGTCCACATGGCCGGACTCGTATTCGGACAGGAACAGGTAAAAACCGAAATCCAAAGCAGGTTCAGTAGCATTATCGGTCAGGATAGCGCCCTACAGATACAACGTATTTTAGAGCAGGCCGGCCAGACAGGCGATAGCACCGTAGGCACTATAATGGGTATCGGGCTCATGGTCTTTAGTGCAACCACCGTTTTTGTTGCCCTGCAGGATGCCCTGAATGCTATGTGGGAAGTGGAAGCCCGGCCGGAAAAAGGATGGCTAAAAGTCATCATCAACCGCGTGCTCTCACTCGCTATGGTCGTAAGTATGGGCTTTTTACTACTCGTTTCCCTTACTGCCGATCTTTTTGTGAATTTGTTTAACGACTACCTGAAGGAGAATTTTGCCGGCATTTCTGCACAACTGATCTCATCAGGAGAGTTTATGGTGACCACCCTGCTTAGTACGCTCATCTTTGGGCTTATCTTCAAGGTGCTGCCCGATGCAAGAATACGCTGGAAAAACATCTGGATTGGCGCAGCCGTCACCGCTCTCCTGTTTAACCTGGGGAAGTTCCTGATTAGCCTCATCCTGGAGAATAATCCCCTGTCCGAAACCTACGGTACAGCCGGCGCCCTCGTCATGATCCTCATCTGGGTCTTCTACTCCTCCATTATCTTCCTGTTTGGGGCCGAGTTTACACAGGTGTATTCCCGGCACTACGACCAGGGCATCAGGCCTTCTGAGCACGCGGTAAAAGTAGAAACCAAAAAGGTGCAAATGGACCATGACGGCACCACAAAAGAGGTAAAAGGAAAGAAAGCCAAAAAATTTTAA